One genomic region from Leishmania braziliensis MHOM/BR/75/M2904 complete genome, chromosome 35 encodes:
- a CDS encoding putative AMP deaminase has protein sequence MDNEFTYREGSTKPISPELHPGVPFQPALSQNGSTSTVPFSERSDHLRCLHGVPHGGLAREPSEMFQVVIDGDDGGVEMRRVHDRIEAALRVRSLYRPLKTHVNSQERENPYMSAPMPSCVTIAQDDGVYQVSDHNVSLFLPIPKWAQYAMDVQRVRLTVGNAGCVNACHHRLGIMQERSRMFFLLNAEMEERANYHKAGGVFSAARKVDNAVLLAESMDAQELLEGVKEMYRRSPEAPVRLRDGSSSTLRELLGTHGIRSADELTVAGLGWQAEKDAPHHGQIDSADYKSMATLGAELRFSFTALQGCLCEKVLRRVVTRAERPSLTPQAAEYSLTLYGLHSTELSDLAELMRRRLEGPHPRVQYILNISFTESPPFEVVSNCTTVQDQLDNIFLALFKATLAENDPSNAGVVWLLGQVGALQMLHERDGPDCDFNETAPPPDQVPIADKQSGLYYMYYLYANLAVLNSLRRRKGLVPFQLRCTGNKSTGMDDLIGAYILSDVITRATKITDYPVLQYLCGLHRVGLTVSPLCDHMEDIVAYKDHPLPHFLHRCLHITLSTESPLRYHHNPRALIEEYATAQKMFRLSSLDMTELAHNSVLMSSFSPDVKRQWLGGDYQLGVDGNVFEVSHVTNARLAFREDAWELERNMMRDLNLSPPQEVGAGPSCWHYLSNVQEVEYDTVMDNRVRFPRTVLKGPHTDLKTATAAPRVARALDLRHQYIWRPPPPWETAQRHDVETDFQRRTATFNEDEWTYAASDGVFIAYPKSAVHAWPRSLPTLDDFYKHLRELKDICASAEVKEYAHKRLENLDHKFRLHLALNHENEAGTTEDRQSSNRDFYQATKVDTHIHMAAGMTPKQILKFVLAKLKESGDDIAMKKGDDIITLGQLFVKAGITPNLTVDQLNVQADHTLFERFDNFNSKYNPMENGDLRSLLLKTDNFMNGRYFAELIHDVFEQYSRDRYTYAENRVSVYGINIKEWDKLANWFATHGMANKHNKWIIQVPRVYKVFRGQNVIGSFGQYLENIFQPLWEASLHPSEHPTLHNFLNHVSGFDSVDNEATIDLPFTTVSPWAWTAVENPPYNYYLYHLYANIRTLNEFRASRGFSTFGLRPHCGESGSEVHLYGAFLCANSICHGINLRNDPPMQYLYYLTQIGLHVSPLSNNALFLYFLSNPFPDFFHRGLNVSLSTDDPMMFHQTQEPLIEEYSIAARVWGLSANDLCEIARNSVLQCGFDNNFKRNAIGDRWFLSSSLGNDSLRTHLSDIRVAFRFETYHTELKHLELCCGRPVARFMMTAAEERAVDAKIVDMRHEYVLLSTHDQAMEVMLREMEDTKEKILQSRTQVEILRRQQRSLLENITEIGIRRQEAEEQAAQEKELLAYKGPLYTRDKSQGSHVGDAGAGRSSSVQSPTCPTQQGEAMKRLLRWKPMPPDLMRSVTQASVGGSRGRPLPPLPGTAAVFKRDRCQ, from the coding sequence ATGGACAACGAATTCACTTATCGTGAGGGGTCAACCAAGCCCATATCGCCAGAGCTTCATCCTGGCGTCCCCTTCCAGCCTGCACTTTCGCAAAATGGATCCACCTCTACGGTTCCCTTCTCGGAGAGAAGTGATCACCTGCGTTGTCTCCACGGTGTCCCGCACGGAGGCCTCGCCCGCGAGCCATCAGAGATGTTTCAAGTTGTCATTGACGGTGACGACGGCGGTGTTGAGATGCGGCGCGTGCATGACCGCATCGAGGCTgccctgcgtgtgcgctcaCTATACCGACCCCTGAAGACTCACGTGAATAGCCAGGAGCGGGAAAACCCGTACATGTCAGCCCCAATGCCCAGCTGCGTCACAATCGCGCAGGATGACGGCGTCTACCAGGTCTCTGACCATAACGTGTCACTTTTTCTCCCTATACCAAAGTGGGCGCAGTACGCGATGGACGTACAGAGGGTGCGGCTCACCGTTGGCAATGCCGGCTGTGTCAACGCCTGCCACCATCGCCTTGGCATTATGCAAGAGCGCTCCCGTATGTTTTTTCTGCTCAATGCAGAGATGGAAGAGCGGGCAAATTATCACAAAGCAGGGGGTGTCTTTTCGGCCGCCAGGAAGGTAGACAACGCGGTCCTGCTTGCCGAGTCGATGGACgcgcaggagctgctcgagGGGGTGAAAGAGATGTACCGGCGCAGTCCAGAGGCACcagtgcgcctgcgcgacGGGTCCAGCTCCACGTTGCGTGAGCTGCTTGGCACACACGGCATACGATCCGCAGATGAGCTGACTGTGGCTGGTCTAGGATGGCAGGCCGAGAAGGACGCGCCTCATCACGGTCAGATCGACTCTGCGGATTACAAGAGCATGGCCACCCTCGGCGCCGAGCTGCGCTTCTCCTTTACTGCGTTGCAGGGGTGCCTGTgcgagaaggtgctgcgacGTGTGGTCACCAGGGCAGAGCGGCCGTCACTCACTCCACAGGCCGCCGAGTACAGCCTGACGCTCTACGGCCTGCACTCCACCGAGCTGAGCGATCTGGCGGAGCTGATGCGGCGAAGGCTCGAGGGCCCGCATCCGAGAGTGCAGTATATTTTGAACATCAGCTTCACCGAGTCACCACCCTTCGAGGTGGTGAGCAACTGCACGACGGTACAGGACCAGCTGGACAACatctttctcgctcttttcaAGGCCACCTTGGCTGAGAATGACCCGAGCAACGCTGGcgtggtgtggctgctggGGCAGGTGGGCGCTCTGCAAATGCTTCATGAACGGGACGGGCCCGACTGCGACTTTAACGAGACGGCTCCACCCCCAGATCAGGTTCCGATTGCGGACAAGCAGAGCGGGCTCTACTACATGTACTACCTTTACGCGAACCTCGCCGTGCTGAATAgcctgcggcggcgcaagGGATTGGTGCCATTTCAGTTGCGCTGTACCGGCAACAAGTCGACAGGGATGGACGACCTGATCGGCGCCTACATCCTCTCCGACGTCATCACGCGCGCGACCAAGATTACCGACTACCCCGTGCTGCAGTACCTGTGCGGTCTGCATCGTGTTGGCCTAACGGTGTCGCCGCTGTGCGATCACATGGAGGATATCGTGGCATACAAGGACCATCCGCTTCCCCACTTTttgcaccgctgcctgcACATCACGCTATCGACGGAGTCGCCGCTGCGTTACCACCACAACCCCCGCGCACTCATTGAGGAGTACGCCACGGCGCAGAAGATGTTTCGACTGAGCTCGCTGGACATGACAGAGCTTGCGCATAACAGCGTTCTCAtgtcttccttttctcctgATGTGAAGCGGCAGTGGCTCGGGGGCGACTACCAGCTGGGCGTCGATGGTAACGTGTTTGAGGTGAGCCACGTCACCAACGCACGGCTTGCGTTTCGCGAGGATGCCTGGGAGCTGGAGCGCAACATGATGCGTGACCTTAACTTAAGCCCCCCTCAAGAGGTCGGCGCCGggcccagctgctggcactACCTGAGCAACGTGCAGGAGGTGGAATACGACACTGTTATGGACAACCGCGTCCGCTTTCCGCGCACCGTGCTCAAGGGACCACACACGGATCTgaagacggcgacggcggcaccgcgtgttgcgcgcgcgctcgaTTTGCGCCACCAGTACATCTGGCGCCCACCCCCGCCGTgggagacggcgcagcggcacgacGTCGAGACAGATTTTCAGCGCCGGACGGCAACCTTCAACGAGGATGAATGGACCTACGCGGCGAGCGACGGGGTCTTCATTGCGTACCCGAAAAGCGCCGTGCACGCCTGGCCGCGGTCGCTGCCGACGCTCGACGACTTCTACAAGCACCTGCGCGAGCTCAAGGATatctgcgccagcgccgagGTGAAGGAGTACGCGCACAAGCGACTCGAAAACCTCGATCACAAGTTCCGCCTGCACCTCGCTCTCAACCATGAAAACGAAGCTGGCACCACGGAGGATCGGCAGTCCTCAAACCGCGACTTTTATCAGGCCACTAAGGTTGACACGCACATCCACATGGCAGCCGGCATGACCCCGAAGCAGATTTTAAAGTTTGTGCTTGCCAAGTTGAAGGAAAGCGGCGACGACATTGCTATGAAGAAGGGGGACGACATCATCACCCTGGGGCAGCTCTTCGTGAAGGCTGGCATCACGCCGAACTTGACGGTGGATCAGCTGAACGTGCAGGCTGACCACACGCTGTTTGAACGCTTCGATAACTTCAATAGCAAGTACAACCCGATGGAAAACGGCGACCTGCGCTCGCTGTTGCTCAAGACGGACAACTTCATGAATGGCCGCTACTTTGCAGAGCTCATCCACGACGTCTTTGAACAGTACTCACGCGACCGCTACACCTACGCTGAGAACCGCGTCTCCGTCTACGGTATCAACATCAAGGAATGGGACAAACTGGCGAATTGGTTTGCCACCCACGGAATGGCAAACAAGCACAACAAGTGGATTATTCAGGTGCCGCGCGTGTACAAGGTGTTCCGCGGGCAGAACGTCATTGGCAGCTTTGGCCAGTATCTAGAGAACATCTTTCAGCCCTTGTGGGAGGCCTCACTGCACCCGAGCGAGCACCCAACGCTGCACAACTTTCTCAATCATGTGAGCGGATTCGACTCCGTCGACAACGAGGCCACTATCGATCTCCCATTCACGACAGTCTCGCCGTGGGCGTGGACGGCTGTCGAGAACCCGCCCTACAACTACTACCTCTACCACCTGTACGCTAACATTCGCACCCTCAACGAGTTCCGCGCCTCTCGCGGCTTCTCCACGTTTGGGCTGCGGCCGCACTGCGGCGAGTCTGGCTCTGAGGTGCACTTGTACGGCGCCTTTCTGTGCGCGAACAGCATCTGCCACGGTATCAATCTGCGCAACGATCCACCAATGCAGTACCTCTACTACCTGACCCAGATTGGACTGCACGTGTCACCTCTGAGCAACAACGCTCTTTTCTTGTACTTTTTGAGCAACCCTTTTCCCGACTTCTTCCATCGCGGGCTGAATGTGTCGTTGAGCACTGACGATCCGATGATGTTCCACCAAACACAGGAGCCGCTGATAGAGGAGTACAGCATTGCTGCGCGTGTATGGGGACTCAGCGCGAATGACCTGTGCGAGATTGCGCGCAACTCCGTGCTACAGTGCGGCTTCGACAACAACTTCAAGCGCAACGCAATCGGTGACCGATGGTTCCTCTCGTCCTCGTTGGGCAATGactcgctgcgcacgcacctTTCCGACATCCGTGTTGCGTTTCGGTTTGAGACGTACCATACCGAACTGAAGCATCTGGAGCTGTGCTGCGGACGGCCGGTGGCGCGCTTCATGATGACCGccgccgaggagcgcgctgTCGACGCCAAGATCGTCGATATGCGGCACGAGTACGTCCTTCTCTCCACGCATGATCAGGCGATGGAGGTGATGCTGCGCGAGATGGAGGacacgaaagagaagatCTTGCAGTCCCGGACCCAGGTAGAAATCCTGCGACGGCAACAGCGCTCTCTGCTGGAGAACATTACGGAGATTGGCATTCGCCGccaggaggcggaggagcaggccgcgcaggagaaggagctgctggcCTACAAGGGCCCCCTCTACACGCGTGACAAGTCACAGGGCTCGCATGTCGGCGACGCCGGCGCTGGCCGCTCTAGCAGCGTACAGAGCCCCACTTGTCCGACACAGCAGGGAGAGGCAATGAAGAGGCTTTTGCGCTGGAAGCCGATGCCACCAGATCTGATGCGCTCTGTAACCCAGGCGAGCGTCGGCGGTTCTCGTGGGCGTCCACTTCCGCCACTGCCAGGAACAGCAGCCGTATTCAAGCGTGACAGGTGCCAATGA
- the CYP40 gene encoding cyclophilin 40, whose translation MPNAYCYFDITIGGKPQKERVVVELFTDVTPKTCENFRQLCLGNDGKRVEGTEVPMTYHGCTFHRVIPGFMIQGGDFTKHNGTGGVSIYGEKFEDENFTIPCDKSGLLAMANAGANTNGSQFFITTAPATHLTGRHVVFGRVVRGMNTVRAVEQTTTGANDKPVVDCVITGCGALDAVPEVVLAADGDMYPDYPEDVESPMDDAKRIAAAEEIRQIGNSHFTSAAFDFAIDKYSKAVRYLNQVENKDAHPEVDKKLIACYNNSAMCAIKLERWSEARQTASLALSVDAKNAKALFRRGMAALSTGDADSAVEDLTLAHQTEPENAEIAAKLSEAKEKVKMQKAKLAAKLKKMFS comes from the coding sequence ATGCCGAACGCGTACTGCTACTTCGACATCACCATTGGTGGGAAACCTCAGAAGGAGCGGGTGGTAGTGGAGCTGTTCACAGATGTGACACCCAAGACATGCGAAAACTTCCGCCAGCTGTGTCTCGGCAACGATGGGAAGAGGGTGGAGGGGACGGAGGTGCCCATGACGTACCACGGTTGCACTTTCCACCGTGTCATCCCTGGCTTTATGATCCAGGGCGGCGACTTCACCAAACACAACGGCACCGGTGGCGTCTCGATCTACGGCGAGAAGTTCGAGGATGAAAATTTCACAATTCCGTGCGACAAGAGCGGCCTACTCGCCATGGCCAACGCTGGCGCCAACACCAACGGCTCGCAGTTCTTCATcacgacggcgccggcgacgcACCTGACGGGCCGCCACGTCGTTTTTGGTCGCGTGGTGCGTGGCATGAACACAGTGCGCGCCGTTGAGCAGACTACCACCGGCGCCAACGACAAACCTGTGGTGGACTGCGTCATCACCGGCTGCGGCGCGCTGGATGCGGTGCCTGAAGTGGTGCTGGCTGCCGATGGCGACATGTACCCCGACTACCCAGAGGATGTCGAGTCGCCTATGGACGATGCCAAGCGCATCGCGGCCGCCGAGGAGATTCGCCAGATTGGTAACTCCCACTTCACGAGCGCCGCATTCGACTTTGCCATAGATAAGTACTCGAAAGCGGTGCGCTACTTGAATCAGGTGGAAAACAAGGATGCTCACCCTGAGGTCGACAAGAAGCTGATCGCTTGTTACAACAACAGCGCAATGTGCGCTATCAAACTCGAGCGGTGGTCGGAAGCTCGACAAACAGCGTCTCTTGCTCTCAGTGTGGATGCGAAGAACGCCAAGGCGCTTTTCCGCCGCGGCATGGCGGCACTGAGTACTGGCGATGCCGACAGTGCTGTCGAGGATTTGACGCTGGCGCACCAAACTGAGCCGGAGAACGCAGAGATTGCCGCGAAGCTGAGCgaagcaaaggagaaggtgaagatGCAAAAGGCGAAGTTGGCAGCCAAACTCAAGAAGATGTTCTCGTGA